The Syngnathus acus chromosome 11, fSynAcu1.2, whole genome shotgun sequence genome includes the window GTGCGCTGTCGACCGAGTGTTTGCAGTCGATGATCTTCTCCACGAGCTGGTTGTAGCTCAGCTTGCCAACGGCAGCCACCATCTCCGGACTCTGTGGGCACGGGCACAGGTACAACTGTCAGAGCACGTGAATGCAGACGGTTTTGGGCAGGGCTCATCACCTGGGGGTCCACCAGCCATCCATGGTAGAGCGGGATGTCAAGGAGGTCAAAAACGATGCACTCTGGTGTATACTCAAAGTCAGTGACGGAGGTGAAGCGAACGTTGACGTCCAGACCCGTCGAGAGTTTGGGCAGCACCGCCATGGCATCGCCCATGTTCTGAAATGTTGCGGCCACATCGGGACTCAAGCGTTTGTGGTCTGGCCATTGATAGCCTCGTCTTTCCACCACATTCAAAGCGTTTGACGACGTGTTTCAATCATAGAAACATTTTAGTTCTGCCTGGTGTTTTTGCCATGCTAGCAAGtaaaaatgtgtgcgtgtgtacctGTTGAAAGTTGAGCCGCATCCCGTCTGTCTTTTCTCTGGGTGTAACCGACAGCACACACTCACCTGCGCATGCACGCAACACAGGTTACGCAATGGGCGAGGgcatgatgatgtcatagcGACGTGGTGGGCAGCAGCTTACCCAAGTGAGCCATCAGGTCCTCTGTGGTGACAACTTCAGTGTGAGCCGGGAGCTTTGCCTAGAAAGGCGTGCACGTCAAGACGCGCGCAATGCTTTGTTTAGGAAAGGGGGGGCAGTACCTTCCAGCGAAGGAAGAGGATGTTCATGAtggccagcagggggcagGGTCCGTTGTCGCTCTGAGTGACGATGGGcgtcttcttctccttccagGTGATCCACTTGACCAGGTAATACGAGGCTTCGGCGGGAGCGTTGGCAGAAGCGTCGGCGGGCGCGTCGATGGGAGCGGCGACAAGAACGTCGGCAGGAGCGTCAGCGGGCGCGTCGGCGCCCCCTTCGGACAGGAGGACAATTTCAGGCCCACCTCGATTATCCTGCCGCGTCACGGGGTCATTGACGTGAGCAAGCTTCACCTGCCACCTGCTCGTCACCCTTCAGACACGGCAGCTCATTGCTCGGGGAGCTTCCCTCCGCCCCTGCCGCCGAGTATGACGAAAACGCGTCGTCCGCCTCCCGAGATCCCACCGTGGCCGCCGTCGTCCCCTTGGAGAAACTCAAACCAGTAACGGAGAAGGATGGAGTCTCACAGGACTCTTGCAGCTCCTCCAAATTGTCGGCCGTCGCCACAGACGAACTCTGTGCCGCCTCCGCTTCGGGACCTGCGGCCACACGCGCACACCTCAATATTGGAAGATATACGGGACAAACCGGACTGGCATTGGAGCGAAACACAAGTGGGTAGATGGGGCTGAAatggcacacaaacaagacTGAGAATTGGACTAAATACGTCTGCAATGTTGACTGAAACATGACTCAAAGACAGGACTGAATAATGACAAAAGATGACTAAGACACGGCTGGAATATCATAAAAATTCGAGCGGAAGACAATTGTTACTAGCAAGAGGCTCAAGCATGATTGAGTGAGGCATCAGCCAAACATGGTGGCAATATGAGCGAAGCAgagagcgtggtcgaaggtgaCTGCGGAAACGAGCGCAGCTCACCCGTGACTCCATCCTCCGGCAGGTCTTGCTCTGTCTCGTTGCACGTCGGTCCGCTGTCAGACGCCGTGGACTCCACCCCTTCCTCCCGCTCGACGCAAGGGCCATCATTCCCGCCGCTCGTAGCCTGGCCGGTGACCTTTGACTCCGCTGTTGATGCAGCCACATCTGCTGCCGTCTTTGAGGCCGACATGTTGCTGTGATGatattgatgatgatgatgatgaggcgGCGTCAGTTCAAAGCGTGACTCAGCACATGGTGTCCTCACGAGTCACCGTCAATCACTCGCAGCGCTGACATGGTccgaagaagaagatgaagaaaaggGCGTCTAGGTGTCAGACACAACAAAGGTGGAAATACATTGGTGATCACAAACATACGCTACATCACATATGCTGCggccacaaaaaacaaaaacaaatccgcGCCGGGCTGTGTCGACAGTGGAACAATCGTACCTACGCTGCACGCAACATGCCGTCACAAAGCAGAGGCGGTGGGATTCGCACACTTCCTGCAGCTGAAGACAAAAAGGAAACCattaaaaacatcttttgCAATGAAAGCCTCTAACCAACAGATGATCAATGATGTGAAACACTTAAGAGTTGCATTTTGTTGTGTGACAAGTGCAAGTGCGGAGAGGCGTTCAAGagatttcaaacttttttcacCAACAATCACCTTCCCAAAAACATTAAG containing:
- the mindy1 gene encoding ubiquitin carboxyl-terminal hydrolase MINDY-1 isoform X2 — its product is MSASKTAADVAASTAESKVTGQATSGGNDGPCVEREEGVESTASDSGPTCNETEQDLPEDGVTGPEAEAAQSSSVATADNLEELQESCETPSFSAAGAEGSSPSNELPCLKGDEQVAGGADAPADAPADVLVAAPIDAPADASANAPAEASYYLVKWITWKEKKTPIVTQSDNGPCPLLAIMNILFLRWKAKLPAHTEVVTTEDLMAHLGECVLSVTPREKTDGMRLNFQQNMGDAMAVLPKLSTGLDVNVRFTSVTDFEYTPECIVFDLLDIPLYHGWLVDPQSPEMVAAVGKLSYNQLVEKIIDCKHSVDSAQVSEGLVAEHFLETTATQLSYHGLCELNAAAKEGEMCVFFRNNHFSTMIKHKGHLYLLVTDQGFLREEGLVWESLHNVEGDGNFCDSDFRLCHPPRKEAVAPPPPGGPPPPCDQRQQRQIDQDYLVAVSLQQESGGGASGPLGDLELARQLQQEEYQRQQQQEGAQQAALQRSEARGQGPQSGGARRREKDADCVLL
- the mindy1 gene encoding ubiquitin carboxyl-terminal hydrolase MINDY-1 isoform X1, whose translation is MSASKTAADVAASTAESKVTGQATSGGNDGPCVEREEGVESTASDSGPTCNETEQDLPEDGVTGPEAEAAQSSSVATADNLEELQESCETPSFSVTGLSFSKGTTAATVGSREADDAFSSYSAAGAEGSSPSNELPCLKGDEQVAGGADAPADAPADVLVAAPIDAPADASANAPAEASYYLVKWITWKEKKTPIVTQSDNGPCPLLAIMNILFLRWKAKLPAHTEVVTTEDLMAHLGECVLSVTPREKTDGMRLNFQQNMGDAMAVLPKLSTGLDVNVRFTSVTDFEYTPECIVFDLLDIPLYHGWLVDPQSPEMVAAVGKLSYNQLVEKIIDCKHSVDSAQVSEGLVAEHFLETTATQLSYHGLCELNAAAKEGEMCVFFRNNHFSTMIKHKGHLYLLVTDQGFLREEGLVWESLHNVEGDGNFCDSDFRLCHPPRKEAVAPPPPGGPPPPCDQRQQRQIDQDYLVAVSLQQESGGGASGPLGDLELARQLQQEEYQRQQQQEGAQQAALQRSEARGQGPQSGGARRREKDADCVLL